In Arthrobacter sp. CJ23, the genomic window GTGTCCAGCCGCCGGGCGGCCTCGTGGACGGCGTGGAAGCTCGACGGCGAGGCACTGACGTAGGCGCCGAGGTCCTGGATGTGGTCTGCGGCAGAGTCGTTCGTAGGCATGCCCCCGAGTCTAGCCGCGTCCCCCGGCAGCACCTGCCAGGCCAGCGCCGCGGTCCGGCTATGCTGCCCCGTTACACTGTCACGTTCAACGCCGCGGTGTAGCCGCCGGACACCGAACCGGACATGGTGGCCAGCTGGTAGATGCCGCCGTCGTCGCCGAACACATTGTCCGATTTCAGCGTTGTGTTGGGGAAGTTCCGGGCGCTGGTCTCGTACCCCGCTGAGGCGTATACCTCCTTGCAGGCGGCCTCGGTAAGCGCGATCTGCGAGACGGCCAGCACCTGCCCGGCCTTGGTGGCGTTGCTCATGGATTCAAATACCTCGAAGTGAATATGCGGCCAGCGGCCGTTGTATGCCCCGGGGAAGATGGTAGTGAAGCTCAGCTGGCCGTTGGCGTCCGATTCCTGCACGCCGCGCAGGTAGTTCTCGTTTTCCAGGCCGGAATCGTAGAGCGAATACTTGCCGTTCCGGTCGCAGTGCCAGGCGTAGACGGCGGCTCCGGCCAGCGGGCTGCAGCCATTGGCGTTGTCGAGCAGGGTCAGGGTCACGGTGAGGGGCACGCCTGCGGCTTTGGTGGTGGAGGTGCCGAAACTGGATGTGATGTCCTTCCGGACCACCCCTGAAGCCTCCAGGACGTTGGGACCGTTCGAGCCGTCGCCGGGGTAGGGGCCCAGGGTTTCCTGCGGGATCTCCACGCGGCATTCCGCGAAGGCACGCGTCACTGTGGGCGAGGCGGTCGCCGAGGGGGTGGCCGTCGTCATGCCGGTAGAGGCGGAGGAGGATGCAGTGCCCGACGGCGTCGCACTGGCGCTGCTGTCCGTGCCGGTTCCAGGGGTGCAGGCCGCGAGCGCGGCGGCCGTGCCGGCGCCCAGCAGGACGCCCAGGGTACGGCGGCGGCTCAGCAGCGTGGACAGGTCGAATTCCAGGCCGCGGTCGTGGTTGGGATGCGGCTGGTCCTGCGTGGAGGGCTGCGGGGGCTGGGGTGAAGTTGTCATGTCTCCATGGAAGCGGCCGGCACTATGCGGTGTACATAGCCTGGCTGTGAGCCGCCTGTGAATCAGTAGTCGGGGTTGCTCGGAACCACCAGCCCGGTTTCGTAGGCGTAGACCACCACCTGGACGCGGTCGCGCAGGTGCAGTTTGGTGAGGATCCGGCGGACATGGGTCTTGACCGTGGCCTCGGACAGGAAGAACTTGTGCGCAATCTCCGCGTTGGAGAGGCCCTCGGCGATGGCTTCCAGCATCTCCGTCTCGCGCGGCGTGAGCTCCTCGAGCAGGGGGTCCCGGGGGTGCGGGGCGGCCTGGCCGGGCGGTCGCGCGCCGCGGACGTAGGTCTCCAGGAGCCGCTGCGTGACCCGGGGCGCCACCACGGCGTCGCCGCTGGCCACGAGCCGCACCGCCTGGACCAGTTCTGCGGGGGCCACGTCTTTCAGGAGGAAGGCGGAGGCCCCGGCCTGCAGTCCTGCAAAGGCATATTCGTCCAGGTCGAACGTGGTGAGGATGATGACCCGTGCGCTGGAGGCCGAGGCCGTGATGCGGCGCGTGGACTCGATGCCGTCCATCATGGGCATGCGGACGTCCATGAGGACCACGTCCGGCTGCAGCGCCTCCACCTGCCGCAGGGCCTCGTTGCCGTCCGAGGCCTCTCCCACCACGTGGAGATCGTCCTCGCCCTCGAGGATGAGCCGGAAGCCCATGCGCAGCAGCGGCTGGTCATCCACCAGCAGGACTTTGATCGGACCGTTCTCGGTCATGACTTCCCCTTGTCACCGTTCCATTGCAGTTCCGCGTGGACGCGCCAGCCGCCGTTAAGGCCTGGGCCGGCATCCACGGTTCCAGCATAGATTCCCGCGCGTTCCCGCATCCCCGCGATGCCTTGGCGCGTTCCCACGGTGCCGGCTTCGCTGCCCGGCTCCCGGGTGCCGCGGCCGTCGTCGAGCACGTCAATGGTGACCGAATCGCCGGCCCTGACGATATGCACGTCCACCCGGCCCAGGGAGCGCCCGTAGCGGAGCACATTGGTGAGCGACTCCTGCACGATCCGGTAGACGGTGAGCTGGAAGGCGGCGTCCTGGGGCAGCGTGGGGCCCGTGTGCGAGTAGTGCAGCGGCAGCCCTGCCGTGCGGAAGCCCTCCAGCAGCTTGGCGAGGTTGTGGCCGGATTCGAGCGGCGCCAGGGGCGCGGGCTTCCCCGAATCGTCGCGCAGCACGCCCAATACGCGGCGCATGTCCGCCAGCGCCATGCGGCCGGTGCGCGAAAGTTCGCCGAGGACCTCGCTGGCGCGTTCCGGATCCTTCCTGACCACCACGGCGGCCCCGTCCGAGAGGCTGACCATGACGGTCAGGGAATGCGCCACGACGTCGTGCATTTCCCGGGCGATCCGGTTCCGTTCGGTGATGGAACCCAGCTGGGCGGTGCGGGCGGCCCAGGCCTGGATTTCGACCTCGTGCTCGCGCCGCTGCCGGACGGAAATGCCGATGCCGGTGGCGATGAGGTTGGACAGCAGGATGCTGACGGCGGCGGCGATGTTGCTGACCAGGTGGAAGTTCTCCGGGGTGCCGTCCTGGCCGGCAGGGGTGGACGGGCTGGTCCACATGAACAGGTACACGAGGGTCAGCGGCAGGCTCGCGGCACCGAACACCACCAGGGCATAGGTCCGGGCCCGCGCCACCGCCACGGCATACAGGGCGAACCAGAGGCCGGCAGAGACGTTCGAGCCCCAGGGGTTCAGCAGCGTGACGCCCACCTCGAGGATGGCCACGGCCGCCGTCACGCTCACGGGGAAGCGGCGCCGCAGGAACAGGACCCCCGCAATGGCCAGCAGCAGCGCGGCGGC contains:
- a CDS encoding intradiol ring-cleavage dioxygenase, which encodes MTTSPQPPQPSTQDQPHPNHDRGLEFDLSTLLSRRRTLGVLLGAGTAAALAACTPGTGTDSSASATPSGTASSSASTGMTTATPSATASPTVTRAFAECRVEIPQETLGPYPGDGSNGPNVLEASGVVRKDITSSFGTSTTKAAGVPLTVTLTLLDNANGCSPLAGAAVYAWHCDRNGKYSLYDSGLENENYLRGVQESDANGQLSFTTIFPGAYNGRWPHIHFEVFESMSNATKAGQVLAVSQIALTEAACKEVYASAGYETSARNFPNTTLKSDNVFGDDGGIYQLATMSGSVSGGYTAALNVTV
- a CDS encoding sensor histidine kinase, translating into MSEDLPAKDASAQVADASFAEITLRRRGRIRRYFFEHPRAMDAVVVLCYFLLALATLIASIVDGKWFAAALLLAIAGVLFLRRRFPVSVTAAVAILEVGVTLLNPWGSNVSAGLWFALYAVAVARARTYALVVFGAASLPLTLVYLFMWTSPSTPAGQDGTPENFHLVSNIAAAVSILLSNLIATGIGISVRQRREHEVEIQAWAARTAQLGSITERNRIAREMHDVVAHSLTVMVSLSDGAAVVVRKDPERASEVLGELSRTGRMALADMRRVLGVLRDDSGKPAPLAPLESGHNLAKLLEGFRTAGLPLHYSHTGPTLPQDAAFQLTVYRIVQESLTNVLRYGRSLGRVDVHIVRAGDSVTIDVLDDGRGTREPGSEAGTVGTRQGIAGMRERAGIYAGTVDAGPGLNGGWRVHAELQWNGDKGKS
- a CDS encoding response regulator transcription factor; translation: MTENGPIKVLLVDDQPLLRMGFRLILEGEDDLHVVGEASDGNEALRQVEALQPDVVLMDVRMPMMDGIESTRRITASASSARVIILTTFDLDEYAFAGLQAGASAFLLKDVAPAELVQAVRLVASGDAVVAPRVTQRLLETYVRGARPPGQAAPHPRDPLLEELTPRETEMLEAIAEGLSNAEIAHKFFLSEATVKTHVRRILTKLHLRDRVQVVVYAYETGLVVPSNPDY